From Roseateles sp. SL47:
CTGGCACACGCCGCTGTGGACGACATCGCTGGCCTGGGCATGCCAGGCCGCCGGGCCCAGGCGCTGATCCACCTGGCCCACCAATGGCCGGTGCTTGCATTTGCGCAGGGTCGCGGCGATGTGCAGGACACCCTTCAGGAACTGGCTGCGCTGCCGGGCCTGGGTCCCTGGACTGCCCACTACATGCTGATGCGCGGCTGGAGTTGGCCGGATGCCTTCCTGCCGGGAGACGTCATCCTGCGGCAACGGCTGGAAAGCCGGGCCGGCGCACCGCTTCGTCCAGCCGCCCTGGCGCAGGCTGCAGCGGTGTATGCCCCTTATCGCAGTTATGCGGTGCTCCAGCTCTGGCGAGAGGCATCCGTCCTGGGGCGGCCGAACCGCCCCCCTGCGCTCACCCCCACCAAGCTTCTCGCCCCCGTTCAGGAAGGATCCCCGTGATGTCCGCTGACACCTCCGCCTGCCAGACCGAGACCGACACCCCGCTGGGCCGCATGCTCTTTGCGCGCAATGGCCAGGGCCTGTGCGGCTTGTGGTTTGAAGGCCAGAAATATCACCCGGGCGCGCTGGCCGTGCCGCGCAGGGATCAGGACCCACTGCTGCGGCAGGCGGTCGCTGCGGTTCAGGCCTATTTCGCCGGACAACCGTTTGTGCCGCCGCCGCTGTCAGTGGCAGGGACGCCTTTCCAGCAGGCGGTCTGGTCGGCCCTGCTTCAGATCCCCACCGGCGTGACCTGCAGCTATGGGGACCTGGCCACCCGTCTGGGCCGACCGGAAGCGGTGCGGGCGGTGGCCGCAGCAGTGGGGCGAAATCCCTTGTCCTTGCTGGTGCCGTGCCACCGGGTGATGGGCGCCAATGGCCAGTTGACCGGTTACGCCGGGGGGCTGGAGCGCAAGCGGGCCTTGCTGGCGCTGGAGGCTCGCCTCAAGGCCACCGCCTTCACGCTGAGTTCCCCATCGCCCGCGGCTGCCGTTCCGCCAGCCACTGCGCTCGCAACAACCCGTGGTGCGGCCAAGCCCGCGCCGGACACCTCCCGTCGCCCCGTTGGCGCTACGGACTTGGCGACATCGCCGCTGCAAGGAGCAGGCGCTTGAAACAACGTGACCTGGTTGAATTGATTGTTCTGGCGGCCATCTGGGGCGCTTCCTTCCTGTTCATGCGCATCGCCGCCCCGGAGTTCGGACCGATTGCCACCGCATTTGTGCGGGTGGCCGGTGCCTCACTGCTGCTCGTGCCTCTGCTCACGCTGCGAGAAGGGCTCCAGGACCTGCGCCGTCACTGGCCAGGCCTGCTGCTGGTGGGCCTGCTCAACGGCGCCCTGCCCTTTGCACTGTTCAGTTTTGCGGCACTGTCCATCAATGCCGGCATGTCCAGCATCCTGAACGCCACCACGCCCATGTGGGGAGCGCTGGTGGCCTGGGTGTGGTTCGGGCAGCGACTGGATGGTTCCCGGCTGGTCGGGCTGGCGCTGGGTTTCGCCGGGGTCGTGCTGCTGGCCTGGGACAAAGCCTCGTTCAAACCTGGCGGCGGTGGCTTTGCCATTCTGGCCGTGCTGCTGGCGACCTTCAGCTACGGCATTGCCGCCAATGCGAGCAAACGCTACCTCAGCCAGGCCACCCCGCTGGCGGTCGCCACCGGTAGTCAACTGGCGGCCGCGCTGCTGCTGGCCCTGCCCGCCTGGAGCCAGCAGCCGGTCCAACTGCCCTCCCTGCGTGCCTGGGGCGCGGTGGCTTTGCTGGCCCTGCTGTGCACCAGCCTGGCCTACATCCTGTTCTTCCGGCTGATGAAGCGGGTGGGCCCCACCAACACCATCGCAGTGACCTTCCTGATCCCGGTCTTTGCACTGCTGTGGGGCTTCCTGTTCCTGCACGAGACGCTCACCGCGTCGATGGCGATGGGGTGCCTGGTGGTGCTGCTGGGCACAGGGTTGGCGGTCGGCGTGCTGCGGCTGCCGATGCCACCGGTGACACGCCCGGCGAAGTGACGCTGGAGGGCGCGGTGAGGCCGGAGGGCGCAGGTCGGCGTCTTGTCGCCCCCTGCCGCACCGGCCTGCCGCAGCGCCGCGCCGGCCTGCCGGCGTGCCCCAGCATCAGCCCTTGAGCAGTTCGTGCAGCCCCGCCTCGTCGACAACGGCCACCCCGAGCTCCCGCGCCTTGTCCAGCTTGGAGCCTGCTTCCTCACCGGCCACCACATAGCTGGTCTTCTTGGAGACGGACCCGCTCACCTTGCCACCCGCCGCCTCGATCAAGGCCTTGGCCTCGTCACGTGACAGCGTGGGCAGCGTGCCGGTCAGCACCAGCGTCTTGCCCGCCAGCGGCTGCGGCCCTTGGGGCTCGGCGGCGGCGCCATCGGTCTTGGGATAGTCCACTCCCGCAGCGATCAGTTGCTCCACGACCTCGCGGTTGTGCGGCTCGGCAAAAAACGCGGCAATGCTGGAGGCCACCACCGGCCCGACATCCTTCACTGCCAGCAGCTGTTCCTCGGTGGCCGCCATGAGGGCGTCCATGTTGCCAAAGTGTTTGGCCAGGTCCTTGGCGGTGGTCTCACCCACGTGGCGGATGCCCAAGGCATACAGAAAACGCGCCAGGGTGGTGGTCTTGCTCTTCTGCAAGGCATCAAACAGGTTCTGCGCGCTCTTCTCGCCCATGCGCTCCAGCGCCGACAGCTTGGCCACGCCCAGCTTGTAGAGGCCCGGCAGGCTGGTCACGATGCCGCCGTCCACCAGCTGATCCACCAGCTTGTCGCCCAGGCCTTCGATGTCCATGGCGCGCCGTCCGGCGAAGTGCAGCAGGGCCTGCTTGCGTTGCGCGGGGCAGAAGATGCCGCCGCTGCAGCGGTGATCGATGCCGCCCTTTTCCCTCCGCACGTCGCTCCCACAAATCGGGCAGTGACGCGGCATGTGGAAGTTGGGCACATAGCCGTCGCGGTGGGTGTCGACCTTGCCCACGATTTCGGGGATCACATCGCCGGCCCGTCGCACGATGACCTGATCTCCCACCCGGACGCGTTTGCGGCGCAGTTCGAACACGTTGTGAAGGGTCGCATTGCTGACCGTGGTGCCGCCCACAAACACCGGCTCCAGCTTGGCCACGGGCGTCAGCTTGCCGGTCCGCCCCACCTGGATGTCAATGGCGTTCAAACGAGTGATCTGCTCCTGGGCCGGATACTTGTGTGCAACAGCCCAGCGCGGTTCGCGTGACACAAAGCCCAGCCGCCGCTGCAACTCTCGGCTATTGACCTTGTAGACCACGCCGTCGATGTCGAATGGCAGGTCATCGCGCTTGGCCCCCATGTCGCGGTGAAACCGCACCAGGCCTTCCGCCCCCCGCACCACCGCGCGATCGTCGGACACGGGCAGGCCGAAGGACTTCAGTGCATCCAGCAGACCCGAATGGGTGGATGGGATGTCCCAGCCTTGCACATCGCCAAGGCCATAGGCAAAAAAACTGAGGGGCCGCTGCCGCACCAGAT
This genomic window contains:
- the ligA gene encoding NAD-dependent DNA ligase LigA yields the protein MNSERSSDALAVDVPADVAARAAELREQLHHHAHLYYVLDAPALPDAAYDQLFQELQALEARHSSLLTPDSPTQRVGGKVLDGFVPVRHTVPMLSIRTETDTQASGAENFDARVRRELDLEAGAAPVEYAAELKFDGLAIHLRYEHGVLVQAATRGNGETGEDVTQNVRTIGQIPLRLSGAGAKAAVLEVRGEVYMRRDDFEALNERQRAAHEKTFVNPRNTAAGAIRQLDPNLVRQRPLSFFAYGLGDVQGWDIPSTHSGLLDALKSFGLPVSDDRAVVRGAEGLVRFHRDMGAKRDDLPFDIDGVVYKVNSRELQRRLGFVSREPRWAVAHKYPAQEQITRLNAIDIQVGRTGKLTPVAKLEPVFVGGTTVSNATLHNVFELRRKRVRVGDQVIVRRAGDVIPEIVGKVDTHRDGYVPNFHMPRHCPICGSDVRREKGGIDHRCSGGIFCPAQRKQALLHFAGRRAMDIEGLGDKLVDQLVDGGIVTSLPGLYKLGVAKLSALERMGEKSAQNLFDALQKSKTTTLARFLYALGIRHVGETTAKDLAKHFGNMDALMAATEEQLLAVKDVGPVVASSIAAFFAEPHNREVVEQLIAAGVDYPKTDGAAAEPQGPQPLAGKTLVLTGTLPTLSRDEAKALIEAAGGKVSGSVSKKTSYVVAGEEAGSKLDKARELGVAVVDEAGLHELLKG
- a CDS encoding methylated-DNA--[protein]-cysteine S-methyltransferase encodes the protein MSADTSACQTETDTPLGRMLFARNGQGLCGLWFEGQKYHPGALAVPRRDQDPLLRQAVAAVQAYFAGQPFVPPPLSVAGTPFQQAVWSALLQIPTGVTCSYGDLATRLGRPEAVRAVAAAVGRNPLSLLVPCHRVMGANGQLTGYAGGLERKRALLALEARLKATAFTLSSPSPAAAVPPATALATTRGAAKPAPDTSRRPVGATDLATSPLQGAGA
- a CDS encoding DMT family transporter, which translates into the protein MKQRDLVELIVLAAIWGASFLFMRIAAPEFGPIATAFVRVAGASLLLVPLLTLREGLQDLRRHWPGLLLVGLLNGALPFALFSFAALSINAGMSSILNATTPMWGALVAWVWFGQRLDGSRLVGLALGFAGVVLLAWDKASFKPGGGGFAILAVLLATFSYGIAANASKRYLSQATPLAVATGSQLAAALLLALPAWSQQPVQLPSLRAWGAVALLALLCTSLAYILFFRLMKRVGPTNTIAVTFLIPVFALLWGFLFLHETLTASMAMGCLVVLLGTGLAVGVLRLPMPPVTRPAK